The following coding sequences lie in one Acropora palmata chromosome 3, jaAcrPala1.3, whole genome shotgun sequence genomic window:
- the LOC141876630 gene encoding contactin-associated protein-like 2 isoform X1, producing MKGMIVPFGSILLLAKILRAWLQEAPYRVENGFLGYGGFHPSFYHSLTATQIAISLSEDKLDCSFACMAEPKCASFNIAVNPDSNGLFLCELLDNDMFHDKGKLHSNASFHHYSSPSPCANHSCYNDSSCVSDSKGNSHHCKACQAGFHGTQCERKVKSCSEIKFYSPEALSGSYFIDPDGEGGCESIIVFCNMTDKNGTGVTLIGHDSEDRIFVNGYSSRGSYSRAIQYSGVNSSCISQLANLTAVSSRCEQFIKYECHHSLLLCNGDPFGWWVSRDHKKMKYWGGAGPANVYKCACGVARQCADPSYGCNCDKNDIEWREDSGFLTEKSHLPVIELRFGDTAASYEKGYHTLGKLKCYGMI from the exons ATGAAAGGTATGATTGTTCCATTCGGTTCCATTCTTTTGTTGGCAAAAATCCTTCGTGCTTGGCTGCAAGAGGCTCCATACAGGGTtgaaaatggatttctagGTTACGGAGGCTTCCATCCATCGTTTTACCATTCCTTAACAGCGACGCAAATTGCAATATCCTTGTCGGAAGACAAGTTGGATTGCAGCTTCGCGTGCATGGCTGAACCCAAGTGTGCTTCGTTCAACATCGCAGTCAATCCAGATTCCAATGGCTTGTTCCTTTGTGAATTGCTGGACAATGACATGTTCCATGACAAGGGAAAGCTGCATAGCAATGCTTCATTTCATCATTACAGCTCA CCGTCTCCATGTGCCAATCACAGCTGTTACAATGACAGCTCTTGTGTTTCTGACTCTAAAGGGAACTCACATCACTGCAAAGCATGTCAAGCAGGATTTCATGGAACTCAGTGTGAACGGAAAG tgAAAAGTTGCAGTGAGATCAAATTCTACAGCCCTGAAGCCTTAAGCGGTTCTTATTTCATCGATCCTGATGGTGAAGGAGGCTGCGAATCCATCATCGTCTTTTGCAACATGACCGATAAAAATGGAACTGGCGTGACATTGATTGGTCACGACAGTGAAGACAGAATATTCGTTAATGGATATTCTTCTAGAGGAAGTTACTCAAGAGCCATTCAGTACTCTGGAGTGAACTCATCATGTATTTCCCAGCTGGCCAACCTAACTGCAGTATCTTCTCGCTGTGAGCAGTTTATCAAATACGAATGCCACCACTCTCTTCTTCTGTGCAACGGGGATCCTTTTGGCTGGTGGGTGTCACGTGatcataaaaaaatgaagtacTGGGGTGGAGCAGGACCCGCAAATGTGTACAAGTGCGCATGTGGAGTAGCTCGGCAGTGCGCAGATCCCAGCTATGGCTGCAACTGTGACAAGAACGACATTGAATGGCGAGAGGACAGCGGTTTTCTGACGGAAAAGTCTCATCTTCCAGTCATCGAGCTGAGATTTGGAGATACCGCCGCTTCCTACGAAAAAGGTTATCACACTCTGGGGAAACTGAAATGTTATGGAATGATTTGA